In Pseudobacter ginsenosidimutans, the following are encoded in one genomic region:
- the cls gene encoding cardiolipin synthase, which produces MSPVTEIILIVCVYALMIFTMIRIIFDTVNVSKALGYLLLTIVLPVAGSIVYFSLGVNYRKRKIYNKKIITDEYLLQNLRKDIDESALRLLQSHHDDVGNFAGLARLLIKDSLSFLSLNHIKLLLNGENKFPDVIKALEAAQSSIHIQYYIYDNDEIGNQIKAILMRKAREGVKVRFIYDDFGSNGLKKRWVRELEQAGVEIYPFYKIYFVFLASRINYRNHRKVIIVDGQTGFTGGINVSDKYINGDDPKKLYWRDTHVMIEGPAVLNLQYHFLADWNFCSDQNLTPNNELFPIPNRRPDFGMLTQIAVSGPDYPRADVMLSYFTAIANAQQKVYITTPYFIPNNSIYDAIKKAALSGCDVRLLVPGISDSKTVNYATQSYFEPLLECGVRIYLYQKGFVHSKTLVIDDTLSMVGSANIDFRSFDLNFELNTIIYDQAFGEKMTEVFLQDLEDAEEVIYAEWLKRSTGRQLLEKSARLLSPLL; this is translated from the coding sequence ATGAGCCCAGTTACTGAGATCATCCTGATTGTATGTGTCTATGCCCTGATGATCTTTACCATGATCCGTATCATTTTCGATACGGTGAATGTGAGCAAGGCATTGGGTTACCTGCTCCTCACCATCGTGCTGCCCGTTGCCGGCAGCATTGTTTATTTTTCACTGGGAGTCAATTACAGGAAACGAAAGATCTACAACAAAAAGATCATTACCGACGAATACCTCCTGCAAAACCTCCGCAAAGACATCGATGAATCCGCCCTCCGCTTATTGCAATCACATCATGATGATGTAGGCAATTTTGCCGGCCTCGCCCGCCTGCTGATCAAGGATTCTCTCTCCTTCCTATCATTGAACCATATCAAGCTCCTGCTGAACGGAGAGAACAAATTCCCCGATGTGATCAAAGCCCTGGAAGCAGCTCAAAGCAGCATCCATATCCAGTATTATATTTACGACAATGATGAGATCGGTAACCAGATCAAAGCCATCCTCATGCGCAAAGCCCGCGAAGGAGTGAAAGTGCGTTTCATCTACGATGATTTCGGCAGCAACGGCCTCAAAAAAAGATGGGTGCGGGAACTGGAACAGGCCGGTGTGGAGATCTATCCCTTCTACAAGATCTATTTCGTTTTCCTCGCCAGCCGCATCAATTACCGCAACCACCGTAAAGTGATCATTGTGGATGGACAAACTGGATTCACCGGCGGCATCAATGTATCCGACAAGTATATCAATGGAGATGACCCCAAAAAGCTTTACTGGCGCGACACTCATGTGATGATCGAAGGCCCGGCAGTACTCAACCTGCAATACCATTTCCTGGCCGACTGGAATTTCTGCTCAGACCAGAACCTCACGCCCAACAATGAGCTCTTTCCCATTCCCAACCGCCGCCCTGATTTCGGAATGCTCACACAGATCGCTGTGAGCGGCCCGGATTATCCGCGCGCGGATGTAATGCTCAGCTATTTCACCGCCATCGCCAATGCACAGCAAAAAGTATATATCACCACGCCCTATTTCATTCCCAATAACAGCATTTACGATGCTATCAAAAAAGCTGCGCTCAGCGGTTGCGATGTTCGTTTGCTGGTTCCCGGTATATCAGATTCAAAAACGGTGAATTATGCCACGCAATCCTACTTCGAACCATTGCTCGAATGCGGAGTGCGTATCTATCTTTATCAAAAAGGATTTGTGCATTCCAAAACTCTGGTGATAGATGATACCCTCAGTATGGTGGGCTCCGCCAATATCGACTTCCGCAGCTTCGACCTCAATTTTGAGCTCAATACCATTATTTACGACCAGGCGTTCGGAGAAAAAATGACTGAAGTTTTCCTCCAGGACCTGGAAGATGCAGAAGAAGTGATCTATGCTGAATGGCTGAAGCGCAGTACCGGCAGACAGCTACTCGAAAAATCTGCAAGACTGCTCTCTCCCCTGCTATAA
- a CDS encoding PorP/SprF family type IX secretion system membrane protein yields MKSSHQSPEMCSNAARTHSCLRFSYILTLAGMIFMGNLHAQDLHFSQWFNSPLSTNPANTGFIPDADYRIGANYRNQWSTIMTMPYKTYSIWGDAQIFRDRITSGWMGVGGLILRDQAGSGSLTSTKVYGSVAYHQMVGVAHLISAGFNIGWVNKRVNTTDLKFPDQFDGEFFDSKLPTNAYLDNPNINYFDVQMGMNYAFFPTDKVYINAGVSAWHLNRPRESFFNTDPIGDENSRIPMRYTAFLNASIKVHEDVIVNPMVYHSRQANASETVGGLYAQYNLGEEGESQVLGGIYYRPGDAFIPMIGFEWKGIRLTFTYDATTSGLKQYNNTRGALEFALMKRGYYDEYNGDRRQSLCPTFKY; encoded by the coding sequence ATGAAATCCAGCCATCAGTCACCAGAAATGTGCAGCAACGCGGCGAGGACCCATTCCTGCCTGAGATTTTCATATATTCTCACGCTGGCAGGAATGATTTTCATGGGTAACCTGCACGCGCAGGATCTGCATTTCTCCCAGTGGTTCAATTCCCCACTGAGCACCAATCCTGCCAATACAGGATTTATTCCCGATGCAGATTATCGTATCGGCGCCAATTACAGGAACCAGTGGTCTACTATCATGACCATGCCTTATAAGACTTACAGCATCTGGGGCGATGCACAGATCTTCCGCGACCGTATCACCAGTGGCTGGATGGGTGTGGGTGGATTGATCCTCCGCGACCAGGCAGGTTCCGGCAGCCTTACTTCCACCAAAGTGTACGGCTCCGTTGCCTATCATCAGATGGTTGGCGTGGCGCACCTGATCTCCGCCGGCTTCAATATCGGCTGGGTGAACAAACGCGTGAACACCACCGACCTTAAATTCCCCGATCAGTTCGACGGCGAATTCTTCGATAGCAAACTCCCCACCAACGCTTATCTCGACAATCCCAATATCAACTATTTCGATGTACAGATGGGCATGAACTACGCGTTCTTCCCTACTGACAAAGTATATATCAATGCAGGCGTTTCCGCCTGGCACCTCAACAGACCCCGTGAATCCTTTTTCAACACAGACCCCATCGGCGATGAAAATTCGCGTATCCCCATGCGTTATACCGCATTCCTGAATGCCAGTATCAAAGTGCATGAAGACGTTATCGTGAACCCGATGGTGTACCATTCCCGCCAGGCCAATGCTTCTGAAACCGTTGGCGGCCTCTATGCCCAGTACAACCTGGGCGAAGAAGGCGAATCCCAGGTACTCGGTGGCATCTACTACCGCCCCGGCGATGCCTTTATTCCCATGATCGGGTTTGAATGGAAGGGTATTCGTCTTACCTTCACCTACGATGCCACCACTTCCGGGCTAAAGCAGTACAACAATACCCGCGGCGCCCTGGAGTTCGCATTGATGAAGCGAGGATATTACGACGAATACAATGGCGACCGACGCCAAAGCCTTTGCCCTACGTTCAAGTACTAG